GGCGAATCTGACCGTTGACACCTTTTACCTGGTGCCAGTTGATACTTCCTGTCTTACCCATATTGAACTCCGTATTTTGTTAGTGCCCTATTCACTTAAACATATCTCTACGCTTCACCTGCATATCCTCAGAGGATACGGCCAAGCTCCTCATCCAGTACTTCGGAAACCACTTTTCCGTCGATCCTTCCGCGGACTTCCTTCATTACTACCCCCATAACCGGGCCGAGAGCAGCCTTCCCGCGGGTATGAATGAATTCCATCCGATCATTCACGATTCCGTGGACCAGATCCTGAAGTTCTTCGCGGGAGAAAGACGGAGCAACACGGCTGACGGCATCGGAGACCGACATGCCCTTGGCGCACGCCGTCAGAATATCCAAAAAGGCTTCTTTTGCCGCATTTCCTGCTTCAACGGTCTTCATCACCGAAATAATCAAGTCGTCGGATAAAGCGTCTGGGGAGATTCCTGCACGCGATAACTCTTTTAGAGAAGCAAGGATCGTCCTTGCCGCAAACACCGGCCGGATTCCTTCTGCCACTGCGCGCTCGAAGAGTGGAAGTTTTTTGGAGAAAGCCATCTGTCTGGCCATACCGGCATCAAGGCCATACTCGCTGACGAAACGCTCAGCTTTCACCGACAAAAGTTCCGGGGTCGCGATACTCTCCCAGTAATCTCTCGTGACCGGGACCGGGAGAATATCGGTCTCCGGGTACATACGGGCCGCACCCGGGAGCGGACGCATATAGGCGGTCGAACCGCCCTCAAGCATCTTTCGGGTCTCTTCCGGAACACCTTCGAAGGCCATCTTCGCACGCCGAATAATCATCTGCATGGCGCAGCGGCATTTCTGTTCTGTTGCGGCGACGATAATAACGGCATCATTTTGGCCGGCGCCGAGCGTTTCTTTGAGGATATACACTTCTTCTTCAGTGACGCCGTATGCGGGAAGCTCGTCGGTGTGGAAGAGTCCGCCGACACCGCATTTCTTTGCATAATCGGACATCTCCGACCCCAGACGGCGGCCCGGCTGGATCTCAAGACCGACAAGCCCGTTGAATCCGTGAAGAACGGTCCCGAAAATCACGCGGGCTTTTTTCAGGACCTGGGACTGGGTCTTGGCAAAGACGGTAGTGACATCATATACTTCTCCGTTCACCATGGCATTTCTTGCCAGCAGTTCATCCCGGATAGCAATAAGGGAGAGCTGTCTCTGGACCTCGCGGCGGACGACCTC
The sequence above is a segment of the uncultured Methanocorpusculum sp. genome. Coding sequences within it:
- the gatE gene encoding Glu-tRNA(Gln) amidotransferase subunit GatE, whose translation is MDYEAIGLKAGLEIHQQLNTKEKLFCHSPTVVRDSAEHTGEVSRYLRIATSEMGDVDRAAKEEMMNQRLFTYYTYDTTGLVEIDEEPPAPLNPDALDVVLTIAKMFNMTPLPEIHTMRKMIVDGSATSGFQRTALVALNGAIEHACRVETVAVEEEACQRVEDTIFSVDRLGIPLIEITTSPCMKTPDEVHDIAQYIGMTLRSTGRVKRGLGTIRQDVNVSIRDGARVEIKGVQELDLIAEVVRREVQRQLSLIAIRDELLARNAMVNGEVYDVTTVFAKTQSQVLKKARVIFGTVLHGFNGLVGLEIQPGRRLGSEMSDYAKKCGVGGLFHTDELPAYGVTEEEVYILKETLGAGQNDAVIIVAATEQKCRCAMQMIIRRAKMAFEGVPEETRKMLEGGSTAYMRPLPGAARMYPETDILPVPVTRDYWESIATPELLSVKAERFVSEYGLDAGMARQMAFSKKLPLFERAVAEGIRPVFAARTILASLKELSRAGISPDALSDDLIISVMKTVEAGNAAKEAFLDILTACAKGMSVSDAVSRVAPSFSREELQDLVHGIVNDRMEFIHTRGKAALGPVMGVVMKEVRGRIDGKVVSEVLDEELGRIL